In Candidatus Hydrogenedentota bacterium, a single genomic region encodes these proteins:
- a CDS encoding HAMP domain-containing sensor histidine kinase, with amino-acid sequence MVPDPAALFAEESSREKFARLYRYSQVGHCVSSVTHDVNNFLGAILAYAELAGLEGNQTPESRRMLQEIMTAVRRSSRLINNLTTIARRERPDIRVVRPREVMEDVLDLRRYDLKVAHVSVETDYQDALPEISVDLPKLEQAIIYVLSNAIEALEEGEKRLLKVSVLAGNGNVEFRFWNSGGEVCEEVRSRMFEPFFTTKGGDHLGLGLWAARNILRPQKGDVVYDPSYGFSIVVPR; translated from the coding sequence ATGGTGCCGGACCCAGCAGCCCTTTTCGCGGAGGAATCGTCACGGGAGAAGTTTGCCCGCCTTTACCGCTACTCGCAGGTAGGGCATTGTGTCAGCAGCGTGACGCATGACGTCAACAACTTCCTTGGGGCCATCCTGGCCTATGCCGAGCTGGCAGGGCTGGAAGGCAATCAAACCCCCGAGTCGCGCCGCATGCTCCAGGAAATCATGACGGCGGTCCGGAGGTCAAGCCGTCTGATCAACAACCTGACCACGATCGCCCGGCGCGAACGGCCCGACATTCGAGTAGTGAGGCCCCGGGAAGTGATGGAGGACGTTCTTGACCTGCGGCGTTATGACCTGAAAGTGGCGCACGTGAGTGTCGAGACGGACTACCAGGACGCCCTGCCAGAGATTTCAGTGGACTTGCCCAAACTGGAGCAGGCGATCATCTACGTGCTGTCGAATGCCATCGAAGCCTTGGAAGAAGGTGAGAAACGGTTGTTGAAGGTTTCTGTGCTGGCCGGCAACGGGAACGTCGAGTTCCGTTTTTGGAACTCGGGAGGAGAGGTCTGCGAAGAGGTCCGCAGCCGGATGTTCGAGCCGTTCTTTACCACGAAGGGGGGCGACCATCTCGGGCTGGGTCTGTGGGCTGCGCGGAATATCCTGCGCCCTCAGAAAGGGGACGTGGTTTACGACCCGTCGTACGGTTTTTCGATCGTGGTCCCGCGATAA
- a CDS encoding YMGG-like glycine zipper-containing protein: MNAKTLTIIALVTGVAVAFAGCNTTPVQDGTVLGGLLGAGTGAILGNQVGKQGEGALIGAGIGALTGALVGDQIDKAGQRAAAAPPQTTAYRTNAPAATGHYETRLVRTPSGETYEERVWVYDR; encoded by the coding sequence ATGAATGCTAAAACCTTGACAATCATAGCGCTTGTGACTGGCGTTGCAGTAGCCTTTGCGGGCTGCAACACGACGCCGGTCCAAGACGGCACCGTCTTGGGTGGACTGCTCGGGGCGGGCACCGGCGCTATTCTGGGCAACCAGGTTGGCAAACAGGGCGAAGGAGCCCTTATCGGCGCCGGCATCGGCGCTCTCACCGGGGCCCTCGTAGGGGACCAGATCGACAAGGCCGGCCAACGAGCGGCGGCAGCCCCGCCACAAACAACGGCCTACCGGACCAACGCCCCGGCGGCAACCGGCCATTATGAAACGCGCCTGGTGCGCACGCCTTCCGGCGAAACGTACGAAGAACGCGTGTGGGTCTACGACAGATAG
- the serA gene encoding phosphoglycerate dehydrogenase has protein sequence MPKILALDNLSELGLEVFRKEGFELDIKPPQKPDELAAIVGHYDGLVVRSATKVTAEALVNSGKLKVIGRAGVGTDNVDKAEATKRGIVVMNVPGGNTISTCEHTFALLLALCRNIPKAHQSMHEGRWDRKLFMGTEVRDKTLGVIGVGRIGGEVAKRALAFEMKVLAFDPILTKLKAEALGVELVTLDELIERSDFITIHAPKSDKTLNMLGYDQLKRMKRTCRIVNCARGGIVNEADLARALKEGLIAGAALDVYTSEPFENNPFLELDNVIMTPHLAASTDEAQLTVAVDVAKQMVEYLKTGTIVNAVNVPSLDGETRKKLAPLLYLAERLGTFQSGYMQGTPKAIRIDYGGALPVTDTYPLTVAVLIGFLKPLVETVNEVSAPSLLEAYGIEFSETRRADTADYNFQIGVTVETDKETHHVAGTLFGNDDPRICVIDGTRVDAVPEGHMVVCRNEDKPLIIGRVATIIGDAGVNIANLVLGRDERGGRAATILNIDDPLSEEVMEKIRAVPHVKEARQVEL, from the coding sequence ATGCCAAAAATCCTCGCCCTCGACAACCTGAGCGAACTCGGCCTCGAAGTATTCCGAAAAGAAGGATTCGAGCTTGATATTAAGCCGCCGCAGAAACCCGACGAACTGGCAGCCATTGTAGGCCACTACGACGGGCTGGTGGTCCGCAGCGCCACGAAGGTAACCGCGGAGGCCTTGGTCAATTCCGGCAAGCTCAAAGTGATTGGCCGGGCCGGCGTTGGCACGGACAACGTAGACAAGGCGGAAGCGACCAAGCGCGGCATCGTGGTAATGAACGTCCCCGGCGGCAACACGATATCGACCTGCGAACACACGTTCGCGTTGTTGCTGGCCCTCTGCCGCAATATTCCGAAGGCCCATCAATCGATGCACGAGGGGCGTTGGGATCGCAAATTGTTCATGGGAACCGAGGTGCGCGATAAGACCCTGGGAGTCATTGGCGTGGGGCGGATTGGCGGCGAGGTTGCGAAACGGGCGCTGGCCTTCGAGATGAAGGTCTTGGCCTTTGACCCTATCTTGACCAAGCTCAAGGCCGAGGCGCTCGGAGTAGAATTGGTGACCTTGGACGAGCTGATCGAGCGCTCGGATTTCATAACGATTCATGCGCCCAAGAGTGACAAAACCCTGAATATGCTCGGGTACGACCAGCTCAAACGCATGAAGCGAACGTGCAGAATAGTGAACTGCGCCCGGGGCGGCATCGTGAACGAGGCGGACCTGGCGCGGGCCCTCAAGGAAGGGTTGATTGCCGGCGCGGCCCTTGACGTATATACCTCTGAACCCTTCGAGAACAATCCGTTCCTCGAACTGGACAACGTCATCATGACGCCTCACTTGGCGGCGTCCACCGACGAGGCCCAGTTGACAGTGGCCGTGGATGTGGCCAAGCAGATGGTCGAATACCTGAAGACGGGCACGATCGTCAATGCCGTCAATGTGCCGAGCCTGGACGGCGAGACGCGCAAGAAACTGGCGCCGCTGCTCTATCTGGCCGAACGGCTGGGAACCTTCCAATCGGGGTATATGCAGGGCACGCCCAAAGCTATTCGTATCGATTACGGCGGCGCGCTGCCGGTGACGGATACGTATCCTCTCACCGTTGCCGTGCTCATCGGTTTCTTGAAGCCGCTGGTCGAAACCGTCAACGAAGTGAGCGCCCCCAGCTTGCTCGAAGCGTACGGCATCGAGTTCAGTGAAACACGCCGCGCGGACACCGCGGACTACAATTTCCAGATCGGGGTGACGGTCGAGACGGACAAGGAAACCCATCATGTCGCGGGGACATTGTTCGGAAACGACGATCCGCGCATTTGCGTGATCGACGGGACCCGTGTTGACGCTGTTCCGGAAGGCCACATGGTCGTGTGCCGCAACGAGGACAAGCCGCTCATCATCGGGCGCGTGGCCACGATCATCGGCGATGCCGGCGTGAACATCGCCAACCTGGTGCTCGGGCGCGACGAACGCGGAGGCAGGGCAGCCACGATCCTGAATATCGACGATCCCCTGTCTGAGGAAGTGATGGAAAAGATTCGCGCCGTACCGCACGTGAAAGAGGCGCGCCAGGTAGAACTGTAG
- the ruvX gene encoding Holliday junction resolvase RuvX: MGRIIGLDIGNVRIGVAVSDPLGITAQAREVITVRSPEEDVDAIRGIVKDTGAVRIVAGLPLDQNGEIGPQAEKVLAFVETLRTALDIDIVTQDERFSTAAAERALIGANMRRSKRKNVIDMVAAQHILQTYLGRQSCRGV; this comes from the coding sequence ATCGGCCGCATTATCGGACTGGACATAGGAAACGTGCGGATAGGCGTCGCTGTCAGCGACCCGTTGGGCATTACCGCGCAGGCACGGGAAGTTATTACCGTACGCTCTCCAGAAGAAGACGTGGATGCCATTCGTGGCATCGTCAAAGATACCGGGGCGGTCCGGATTGTCGCAGGCCTTCCGCTTGACCAGAACGGAGAAATTGGCCCGCAAGCCGAAAAAGTGCTCGCCTTCGTGGAAACCCTGCGGACTGCACTGGATATTGATATTGTGACTCAGGACGAGCGGTTCTCGACCGCCGCGGCCGAACGGGCCCTCATCGGCGCGAACATGCGGCGCAGCAAGCGCAAGAACGTGATCGATATGGTTGCCGCGCAGCATATACTGCAAACGTACCTCGGCCGGCAGAGTTGTCGCGGAGTTTGA
- a CDS encoding SIMPL domain-containing protein — protein MLLALLGSAAHAQDTQPLPASTITAPGIATIATAPDRAEFWLYYKLTGTTLQEAAPKVKTTEVSVLRLLKDREIAPFETIVTAPNIPDANAMVVTFALRLQFTIGRLATGVDEPVLRLAELCDAMRGVAKDTSALLTGPVLKVSQKDSFERSAIIRAMENALPHAEAAAQAMSSRIDTILDVRVVEVSWNQDPEYAADQPDSERAACVAKVEVVYVLE, from the coding sequence ATGCTCCTCGCGCTGCTCGGCTCCGCTGCCCATGCGCAAGACACACAACCGTTGCCCGCCTCAACCATTACGGCGCCGGGAATCGCTACGATCGCAACTGCTCCCGACCGCGCCGAGTTCTGGCTGTACTACAAGTTGACCGGGACGACCCTCCAGGAAGCGGCCCCCAAAGTCAAAACCACCGAGGTGAGCGTCTTGCGTCTCCTCAAAGACCGCGAAATTGCGCCCTTCGAGACCATTGTCACAGCCCCCAATATTCCTGACGCGAACGCCATGGTTGTGACTTTCGCTCTGCGCCTGCAGTTTACCATCGGGAGACTAGCCACCGGCGTGGACGAACCCGTTCTCAGACTGGCGGAACTGTGCGACGCCATGCGCGGAGTCGCGAAAGACACCAGCGCTCTTCTGACGGGCCCCGTCTTGAAAGTCTCCCAGAAAGACAGTTTTGAACGCTCGGCCATCATACGCGCCATGGAAAACGCCTTGCCGCATGCCGAGGCAGCCGCGCAAGCCATGTCTTCGCGGATAGACACGATCCTTGACGTGCGGGTGGTGGAAGTGAGCTGGAATCAGGACCCCGAGTACGCCGCTGACCAGCCGGATTCGGAGCGCGCCGCGTGCGTCGCCAAAGTGGAGGTTGTCTACGTTTTGGAGTAG
- the mltG gene encoding endolytic transglycosylase MltG, giving the protein MSAAETEKRPASKRSCLRLFARSVLLLFVLLLLAAAVIAVGGYLVYDHVTRPGTPGEMVSVTIPEGLTGKAVGELLADRGLVEHELFFRLAMRLDKSGRPIKHGYYELPAGLSPTEILNCLQEGSPWHIPPGGVPDELKVTVPEGLTIAQMAEQFNDPGAFKEAASDPALLARLGLAVPSLEGFLMPSTYYFAKKPDERAVVERMFGQFQQEYAKLVEEIPEAAGRDVLEVVTIASLIEEECRVEEERSVVAAVIYNRMEEGMPLELDSTLQYALGKYGERILYEDKETDSPYNTYKRKGLPPGPISNPGLACLRAALKPAEEEYLFFVSNADGKTHTFSTNLTEHARAVRRFRREIAVQRRELREDEPVGEHDESQ; this is encoded by the coding sequence ATGAGCGCAGCAGAAACAGAAAAGCGTCCCGCATCCAAACGTTCCTGCCTGCGCCTGTTCGCGAGGTCGGTCCTGCTTCTATTTGTGCTGCTGCTGTTGGCGGCCGCTGTAATTGCCGTAGGCGGTTACCTTGTCTATGACCATGTCACGCGGCCCGGCACGCCGGGGGAGATGGTCTCCGTGACTATTCCCGAAGGGTTGACGGGGAAGGCCGTGGGCGAACTGCTTGCCGACCGGGGCCTTGTGGAGCACGAACTGTTTTTCCGGCTCGCGATGCGGCTCGACAAATCCGGCCGGCCCATCAAACACGGCTACTATGAATTGCCCGCCGGCTTGTCCCCCACGGAAATCCTCAACTGCCTGCAGGAAGGAAGCCCGTGGCACATTCCGCCCGGGGGAGTTCCCGATGAACTCAAGGTGACCGTTCCCGAAGGGCTTACCATCGCGCAGATGGCCGAACAATTCAACGACCCCGGCGCCTTCAAGGAAGCGGCAAGCGATCCGGCGCTGCTTGCCCGCCTGGGGCTGGCGGTGCCCAGTCTTGAGGGTTTCCTGATGCCAAGCACGTACTATTTCGCGAAAAAGCCTGACGAACGCGCCGTGGTCGAGCGCATGTTCGGCCAGTTTCAGCAGGAATACGCCAAACTCGTGGAAGAAATCCCTGAAGCCGCGGGACGAGACGTGCTCGAGGTGGTCACTATTGCTTCGCTCATCGAAGAAGAGTGCCGTGTGGAGGAAGAGCGGTCCGTTGTCGCCGCGGTGATTTATAACCGTATGGAAGAAGGCATGCCGCTGGAACTGGACAGCACACTCCAGTATGCTTTGGGGAAGTACGGCGAACGGATTCTGTACGAGGACAAAGAGACGGACTCGCCTTACAATACATACAAGCGCAAAGGGCTGCCCCCGGGTCCGATTTCCAATCCGGGGCTTGCGTGCCTTCGCGCGGCGTTGAAGCCCGCGGAGGAAGAGTATTTGTTCTTCGTATCCAATGCCGACGGTAAGACGCACACATTCAGCACGAACCTGACGGAACACGCCCGGGCCGTCCGGCGTTTTCGCAGAGAGATCGCGGTACAACGCCGCGAGCTGCGCGAGGATGAACCTGTTGGAGAACACGATGAATCGCAGTAA
- the icd gene encoding NADP-dependent isocitrate dehydrogenase — protein MHKFDHIRVPEGGKIAVASDGSLLAPDKPVIAFIEGDGTGPDIWRASKMVFDAAVKHCYGGKREIAWMEIFAGEKANTVCGSYLPEETLEAIREYRVAIKGPLTTPVGGGFRSLNVTLRQRLDLFACVRPVRYFPGVPSPVKEPGKVDMIIFRENTEDVYSGLEVPEGSEEAKRLIAFCKKTFGWDIRPDSGIGIKPVSVQGTKRLVRAAIKHALKHGRKSVTLVHKGNIMKFTEGAFRKWGYDLVREEFAAVAVGWDDCGGNPGGKLLVKDTIADIFLQQILTRPTEFDVIATMNLNGDYMSDALAAQVGGIGIAPGANINYETGMAIFEATHGTAPKYANLDKVNPSSVILSGIMMFDHIGWTEVSEVIIQAMTRTFANKTVTYDFERLMAGATLLKCSEFGKAVIENM, from the coding sequence ATGCACAAATTCGACCACATCAGGGTCCCGGAAGGCGGCAAAATCGCGGTAGCAAGCGACGGCTCGTTGCTGGCGCCGGACAAGCCGGTTATCGCGTTCATCGAAGGCGACGGCACGGGACCCGACATTTGGCGGGCCTCGAAGATGGTCTTCGACGCCGCGGTCAAGCATTGTTACGGCGGCAAGCGCGAAATCGCATGGATGGAGATCTTCGCCGGCGAGAAGGCGAACACCGTTTGCGGCAGCTATCTGCCCGAGGAAACCCTTGAGGCTATCCGGGAGTACCGCGTGGCGATCAAGGGACCGTTGACGACGCCGGTCGGAGGCGGGTTCCGGAGCTTGAACGTGACGTTGCGCCAGCGCCTGGACCTGTTTGCGTGCGTGCGCCCCGTGCGCTATTTCCCGGGCGTTCCAAGCCCCGTGAAGGAACCCGGCAAGGTTGACATGATCATCTTCCGGGAAAATACCGAAGACGTGTATTCCGGTCTCGAGGTCCCGGAAGGGTCGGAAGAGGCCAAGAGGCTCATCGCATTCTGCAAGAAGACATTCGGGTGGGACATCCGCCCGGACTCGGGCATCGGGATCAAGCCGGTGAGCGTACAGGGCACCAAACGGCTGGTTCGCGCGGCCATCAAACATGCGCTGAAACACGGCCGGAAGTCGGTCACTTTGGTGCACAAAGGCAATATCATGAAGTTTACGGAAGGGGCCTTCCGTAAATGGGGATACGACCTTGTGCGCGAGGAGTTCGCCGCCGTAGCCGTGGGTTGGGACGATTGCGGGGGGAACCCCGGCGGCAAGCTCCTGGTGAAAGACACCATCGCCGACATCTTCCTGCAGCAGATACTTACGCGTCCGACGGAATTCGATGTCATAGCCACCATGAACCTGAACGGCGACTACATGAGCGATGCTCTTGCGGCTCAGGTGGGCGGCATTGGCATCGCGCCCGGCGCCAATATCAACTACGAGACGGGCATGGCGATCTTCGAGGCGACTCACGGCACAGCCCCGAAATACGCCAACCTCGACAAGGTGAACCCAAGCAGCGTCATTCTGTCGGGCATCATGATGTTCGACCACATCGGATGGACGGAGGTTTCCGAAGTCATCATTCAAGCGATGACGCGCACCTTCGCTAACAAGACCGTCACATACGATTTTGAACGGTTGATGGCCGGGGCTACCTTGCTCAAGTGTAGCGAATTCGGCAAAGCAGTCATTGAGAATATGTAA
- a CDS encoding PIG-L family deacetylase, which yields MNVVIFGAHPDDCEAYAGGTAVKWVRAGNRVLFVSLTNGDAGHHDMGGGALARRRRKESALSAQRGGVETLILDHHDGELMPTLDVRHEVIRIIRSHDAGIVVSHHPADYHPDHRYTSTLVQDASFMVTVPNCCPGVEALRGNPCFFYLMHARPSTLALTPDIAVAIDDVMDVKYDMLDAMESQMYEWLPWLEGQLDQVPSSREARKEWLRANWDRTFTKHAEINRDLLAKWYGPDQARETRYVETFETCPYGRQPSDQELRKLFPFFPEMAR from the coding sequence ATGAACGTTGTTATCTTTGGGGCGCACCCCGACGACTGCGAGGCTTACGCAGGAGGAACGGCCGTTAAGTGGGTGCGGGCGGGCAACCGAGTGCTCTTCGTCTCGCTGACCAATGGGGATGCGGGCCATCATGACATGGGCGGGGGGGCATTGGCGCGCCGCCGCAGAAAAGAGTCCGCGCTATCGGCCCAGCGCGGCGGCGTCGAAACGCTTATACTTGACCATCACGATGGCGAATTGATGCCCACCCTGGACGTGCGCCACGAGGTCATCCGAATCATACGCTCCCATGATGCCGGGATTGTCGTCAGCCACCATCCCGCCGATTACCACCCCGATCACCGTTACACGTCAACGCTGGTTCAAGATGCTTCGTTTATGGTAACGGTGCCCAATTGCTGTCCCGGGGTCGAGGCTCTGCGCGGCAATCCGTGCTTTTTCTATCTGATGCATGCGCGCCCGAGCACCTTGGCTTTGACGCCGGACATCGCCGTCGCTATCGACGATGTCATGGACGTGAAGTATGACATGCTCGACGCCATGGAATCGCAGATGTACGAGTGGCTGCCTTGGCTCGAGGGCCAGCTTGACCAGGTGCCCAGCAGCCGCGAAGCTCGAAAGGAGTGGCTGCGCGCGAACTGGGATAGAACGTTTACGAAACATGCGGAAATCAACCGGGACCTCCTCGCAAAATGGTACGGGCCCGACCAGGCAAGGGAAACACGCTATGTTGAAACGTTTGAAACCTGCCCCTATGGCCGCCAGCCGTCCGATCAGGAGTTGCGGAAGCTCTTCCCGTTCTTTCCTGAGATGGCGCGCTGA
- the alaS gene encoding alanine--tRNA ligase codes for MKADDIRSSYLEFFRQRGHTIERSDKIVPSNDPTLLFSSAGMVQFKPYYTGEVPVPYRRAATAQKCLRAGGKANDLDEVGKTARHMTFFEMMGNFSFGDYFKQEAILWAWEYSTQLAKIPAERIWVSVYEEDDEAAAIWEKEVGIPPHKIIRLGVKDNFWGPAGDTGACGPCSELHLDRGEAFGPGPLGSEGDARFMEYWNLVFPQFDQQEDGSRPPLKNRGIDTGMGLERMAAILQDKETVFDVDHIFPIIQNAETMASATYEKNPEPFRVIADHIRALSFMIADGVLPGNEGRGYVERRLLRRAARFGREIGLEKPFLFELSRAVVDLMAHQYPELKERQLQIEKIIHTEEERFASTLARGMDMLEETFANLDKSGEKLVPGDELFRLHDTFGFPLDLATDIAEDRGYAVDKEGFQKAMARQREQARNAWAGTGEHEIAPIYRKVRDETGVSEFVGYDMLSCDAAIVAMLREGKKTAALEEGQEGEIVLDRSPFYAESGGQAGDIGTLETATGSAHVATAKLPLENLRIHYVTVTKGRLKLGDAVLASVDAAARTATACHHTATHLLQAALQETLGEHVHQAGSLVSPDRLRFDFTHFEGIPAERLRDIERLVNQYIRSDSPVAAKTMPLAEARAAGAMALFGEKYGDSVRVVQVDDISMELCGGTHVGRTGVIGAFKILGEFSISAGVRRIEAVCAERAVDVIQVQEEQLTAVAQLLNANADSLLSRVQSVMDENKRLNRDVTRWKQAAATGGAVDYMARVQDVDGVKLLAAEIEGQDADGLRLVMDKLRDQLGSGIVILASGVEQKAALCVGVTKDLTSRVKAGDIVKLLAPIVGGGGGGRPDMAQAGGKHPEKIGEVIAKAPEIVRQCLS; via the coding sequence GTGAAAGCCGACGACATACGTTCCAGTTATCTCGAGTTCTTTCGTCAACGCGGTCATACCATCGAACGCAGCGACAAGATCGTTCCCAGCAACGATCCGACGCTGCTGTTCAGCAGTGCCGGCATGGTTCAGTTCAAACCGTACTATACCGGCGAAGTGCCGGTGCCGTACCGCCGCGCCGCCACTGCGCAGAAATGCCTCCGGGCAGGCGGCAAAGCAAACGATCTCGATGAGGTCGGCAAGACAGCGCGCCACATGACCTTCTTCGAGATGATGGGGAATTTCTCCTTCGGCGACTACTTTAAACAGGAAGCCATCCTCTGGGCATGGGAGTATTCCACGCAGCTCGCAAAGATCCCCGCCGAGAGGATTTGGGTATCGGTATACGAAGAAGACGACGAAGCTGCCGCCATCTGGGAAAAAGAAGTTGGTATTCCCCCGCACAAGATTATTCGTCTGGGTGTCAAGGATAATTTCTGGGGCCCGGCGGGCGACACCGGCGCGTGCGGCCCCTGTTCCGAGCTCCATCTGGACCGCGGCGAGGCCTTCGGTCCCGGCCCGCTCGGCTCGGAAGGCGACGCGCGATTCATGGAATACTGGAACCTGGTGTTTCCGCAGTTCGATCAGCAAGAGGATGGGTCGCGTCCCCCGCTCAAGAACCGCGGGATCGACACGGGCATGGGCCTCGAGCGCATGGCCGCCATCCTTCAAGACAAGGAAACCGTCTTCGACGTTGACCACATCTTTCCCATCATCCAGAACGCCGAAACCATGGCCTCGGCAACTTACGAGAAGAACCCCGAGCCGTTCCGCGTCATCGCCGATCATATCCGCGCCCTGTCTTTCATGATTGCCGATGGGGTTTTGCCCGGCAACGAGGGCCGCGGCTACGTTGAGCGGCGCCTCCTGCGCCGCGCGGCGCGGTTCGGACGCGAAATAGGACTCGAGAAGCCTTTCTTGTTCGAGTTGTCGCGTGCGGTCGTTGATCTCATGGCCCACCAGTACCCCGAACTCAAGGAACGGCAACTCCAGATCGAGAAGATCATCCACACCGAAGAGGAGCGCTTTGCCAGCACGCTTGCCCGAGGGATGGACATGCTCGAGGAGACCTTCGCGAATCTGGACAAATCGGGAGAGAAACTGGTGCCCGGCGACGAGTTGTTTCGACTCCATGACACCTTCGGTTTCCCCCTGGACCTGGCAACGGACATCGCCGAGGACCGCGGTTACGCCGTTGACAAGGAGGGATTCCAGAAGGCTATGGCCAGACAACGGGAACAGGCTCGCAACGCATGGGCAGGAACGGGCGAGCACGAGATCGCGCCCATCTACCGTAAGGTCCGCGACGAGACCGGCGTGTCCGAGTTCGTCGGCTACGATATGCTTTCGTGCGACGCGGCCATCGTGGCCATGCTTCGCGAAGGCAAGAAGACCGCCGCCCTCGAGGAGGGGCAGGAGGGCGAAATCGTCCTCGACAGAAGTCCCTTCTATGCCGAATCGGGAGGACAGGCCGGCGACATCGGCACCCTCGAAACCGCCACTGGAAGCGCCCATGTGGCCACGGCGAAGTTGCCCCTGGAGAACCTTCGCATCCATTACGTCACGGTTACCAAAGGACGCTTGAAATTGGGCGATGCGGTGCTCGCCTCGGTCGACGCCGCGGCGCGGACCGCAACGGCCTGCCACCACACGGCAACTCATCTCTTGCAGGCCGCTCTCCAGGAAACGCTCGGAGAACATGTGCATCAGGCAGGATCGCTGGTGTCACCAGACCGCCTGCGCTTTGATTTTACGCATTTCGAAGGCATTCCCGCGGAACGGCTGCGCGACATCGAGCGTCTCGTGAATCAATACATCCGGTCGGACTCGCCTGTCGCCGCCAAGACCATGCCCCTCGCCGAAGCGCGCGCCGCCGGCGCCATGGCGCTGTTTGGAGAGAAGTACGGCGATTCGGTGCGCGTAGTGCAAGTCGACGACATCAGCATGGAACTCTGCGGCGGCACCCACGTCGGCCGCACCGGGGTGATCGGCGCCTTCAAGATTCTCGGCGAATTCTCGATATCGGCTGGCGTCCGCCGCATCGAAGCGGTTTGCGCCGAGCGCGCCGTTGACGTCATTCAGGTGCAGGAGGAACAACTAACCGCTGTTGCACAATTGCTGAATGCCAACGCGGACTCTCTTCTCTCTCGCGTTCAATCCGTCATGGACGAGAACAAACGCTTGAACCGCGATGTCACCCGCTGGAAACAGGCCGCGGCCACCGGCGGCGCCGTCGATTATATGGCTCGCGTACAGGACGTCGACGGCGTCAAACTCCTCGCAGCCGAGATCGAAGGCCAGGACGCCGATGGCCTCCGCCTCGTGATGGACAAGCTGCGGGACCAGCTCGGTTCCGGCATCGTTATCCTTGCGTCCGGCGTTGAACAAAAGGCTGCGCTCTGCGTCGGCGTCACCAAGGATCTCACGTCCCGGGTAAAGGCTGGCGATATCGTTAAACTGCTTGCCCCCATCGTCGGGGGCGGTGGAGGCGGACGCCCTGACATGGCCCAGGCCGGCGGCAAACACCCTGAGAAGATCGGCGAGGTCATCGCAAAGGCGCCCGAAATTGTTCGCCAGTGCCTCTCGTAA
- a CDS encoding sugar phosphate isomerase/epimerase family protein encodes MNRSKAPRAQLLPPDRVMVAVNRDIEHELACAEEYGIGAEIQTFSLPQMLVKDCSEALAAMVERIKNIEGPIGVHGPFIDTIHASSDPEIVRVCRSRYLGSLDVAQTLGAGYSLFHSQYNTLLKLETYPDLYHEASLRFWPEILEQAEKRGVSVYMENMFDENPAPMRRLADAIDSPRFKLCLDIAHSQIYSQRSVAEWIDTYGKHLAHVHMNDTRGTYDDHLGLGEGSLDIPAALKSLKATGLDITYALETNTHTRESLEFLGISKRR; translated from the coding sequence ATGAATCGCAGTAAGGCTCCGCGAGCCCAATTGCTGCCGCCCGACAGAGTGATGGTTGCAGTCAATCGCGATATCGAACACGAGCTGGCCTGCGCGGAAGAATACGGCATTGGAGCGGAGATTCAGACGTTTTCCCTCCCGCAGATGCTGGTCAAGGACTGTTCGGAAGCCCTTGCCGCGATGGTTGAGCGCATTAAGAATATCGAGGGGCCAATTGGCGTGCACGGCCCCTTCATCGACACTATACATGCGAGTTCCGACCCTGAAATCGTGCGCGTCTGCCGCAGCCGTTACCTGGGCTCCCTTGATGTGGCTCAGACCCTCGGCGCGGGGTATTCCCTGTTTCACAGTCAGTACAACACTTTGCTGAAACTTGAGACCTATCCCGACCTGTACCATGAGGCCAGCCTGCGCTTCTGGCCGGAAATCCTCGAACAGGCGGAGAAACGCGGCGTCTCAGTCTATATGGAAAACATGTTCGATGAAAACCCCGCTCCGATGCGCCGCCTCGCCGATGCGATCGACTCGCCGCGTTTCAAACTCTGCCTCGATATCGCGCACAGCCAGATCTACAGTCAGCGCAGCGTCGCGGAATGGATTGACACGTACGGCAAACACCTGGCCCATGTTCACATGAATGATACCCGCGGCACGTATGACGACCATCTCGGCCTTGGAGAGGGCAGTCTTGACATTCCAGCAGCTCTGAAAAGCCTCAAGGCGACGGGTCTCGACATCACCTACGCGCTCGAAACAAATACACACACGCGCGAGAGCCTCGAGTTCCTTGGCATTTCCAAACGCCGCTGA